A stretch of the Desulfocurvus vexinensis DSM 17965 genome encodes the following:
- a CDS encoding bifunctional riboflavin kinase/FAD synthetase yields the protein MIVVRDLEELRDTLRGSCLTIGNFDGVHKGHQKLLARTRIRAEANGHESVAVTFDPHPLRVLTGGSTPPFITLTEQKVELIERQGVDICVLLRFTREMAALEPEEFVRRYLVDGLNMKYMVIGYDYAFGKGRRGNYELLAALGAQHGFQVERVNPYMYGGAVVSSTRIRDMVRAGRVWEAQPLLGRFYTVRGTVEHGQGRGGRLLGFPTANLRLVDELYPAGGVYACWATHKLVTRPAVVNIGTNPTFGEHALSVEVHILDFDRDIYGDDLRVQFVQRLRSERKFNGPQELVTQITRDCELARTILASSQAQP from the coding sequence ATGATCGTCGTCCGCGACCTGGAAGAACTCCGCGACACCCTGCGCGGCTCCTGCCTGACCATCGGCAACTTCGACGGGGTCCACAAGGGCCACCAGAAGCTCCTGGCCCGCACGCGCATCCGCGCCGAGGCCAACGGCCACGAGTCCGTGGCCGTGACCTTCGACCCGCACCCCCTGCGCGTGCTCACCGGCGGCAGCACCCCGCCCTTCATCACCCTCACCGAGCAGAAGGTCGAGCTCATCGAGCGCCAGGGCGTGGACATCTGCGTGCTGCTGCGCTTCACCCGCGAGATGGCCGCCCTGGAGCCCGAGGAGTTCGTGCGCCGCTACCTGGTGGACGGGCTGAACATGAAATACATGGTCATCGGCTACGACTACGCCTTCGGCAAGGGCCGCCGGGGCAACTACGAGCTGCTGGCCGCCCTGGGCGCGCAGCACGGCTTCCAGGTCGAGCGCGTGAACCCCTACATGTACGGCGGAGCCGTGGTCAGCTCCACACGCATCCGCGACATGGTCCGCGCCGGGCGCGTGTGGGAGGCCCAGCCGCTGCTGGGGCGCTTCTACACCGTGCGCGGCACGGTGGAGCACGGCCAGGGGCGCGGCGGGCGGCTGCTGGGCTTCCCCACGGCCAACCTGCGGCTGGTGGACGAGCTGTACCCGGCGGGCGGGGTCTACGCCTGCTGGGCGACCCACAAGCTGGTGACCAGGCCCGCCGTGGTCAACATCGGCACCAACCCGACCTTCGGCGAGCATGCCCTGTCGGTGGAGGTCCACATCCTGGACTTCGACAGGGACATCTACGGCGACGACCTGCGCGTGCAGTTCGTGCAGCGGCTGCGCTCCGAGCGCAAGTTCAACGGCCCGCAGGAGCTTGTCACCCAGATCACCCGCGACTGCGAGCTGGCCCGGACCATCCTGGCCAGCTCCCAGGCCCAGCCCTGA
- a CDS encoding permease yields MFWKSEWKALLTIIAVFLACFYLPVGQPRFDNAVVEALELVKWYAREHVLLCLVPAFFIAGAIAVFVSQASVMKYLGPKANKAVAYAVASTSGTILAVCSCTILPLFAGIYRMGAGLGPATAFLYSGPAINVLAIVLTARVLGPQMGAARAIGAIAFSVVIGLAMHFIYRNEEKQKALLMAAMPEAEVPRPLWQTATYFATMVGVLVFANWGATEQPQGLWHAIHAAKWPITALFAAGFGACLVAWFGLALWKVLAVAGVCAALGLALPHEPSVAFVAGVAGLTLLTSTRQDELGQWFGSSWGFARQILPLLLFGVLVAGLLLGRPGGEGLLPSQWVAQAVGGNSLAANFFAAFAGAFMYFATLTEVPILQGLMGNGMGNGPALALLLAGPALSLPNMLVIRSVMGTQKTVVFVALVVVMATASGMFYGTLFP; encoded by the coding sequence ATGTTCTGGAAATCCGAGTGGAAAGCCCTGCTGACCATCATCGCCGTGTTCCTGGCCTGCTTCTACCTGCCCGTGGGCCAGCCGCGCTTCGACAACGCCGTGGTCGAGGCCCTGGAGCTGGTGAAATGGTACGCCCGCGAGCATGTGCTGCTGTGCCTGGTCCCGGCCTTCTTCATCGCCGGGGCCATCGCGGTCTTCGTCAGCCAGGCCTCGGTCATGAAATACCTGGGCCCCAAGGCCAACAAGGCCGTGGCCTACGCCGTGGCCTCCACCTCGGGCACCATCCTGGCCGTGTGCTCCTGCACCATCCTGCCGCTGTTCGCGGGCATCTACCGCATGGGCGCGGGCCTGGGCCCGGCCACGGCCTTCCTCTACTCCGGCCCGGCCATCAACGTCCTGGCCATCGTGCTCACCGCGCGCGTCCTGGGCCCGCAGATGGGCGCCGCCCGGGCCATCGGCGCCATCGCCTTCAGCGTGGTCATCGGGCTGGCCATGCACTTCATCTACCGCAACGAGGAAAAGCAGAAGGCCCTGCTCATGGCCGCCATGCCCGAGGCCGAGGTGCCGCGCCCCCTGTGGCAGACCGCCACGTATTTCGCCACCATGGTCGGCGTGCTGGTCTTCGCCAACTGGGGCGCCACCGAGCAGCCCCAGGGCCTGTGGCACGCCATCCACGCCGCCAAGTGGCCCATCACCGCGCTTTTCGCGGCGGGCTTCGGGGCCTGCCTGGTGGCCTGGTTCGGGCTGGCGCTGTGGAAGGTGCTGGCCGTGGCCGGGGTCTGCGCCGCCCTGGGGCTGGCCCTGCCCCACGAGCCGTCCGTGGCCTTCGTGGCCGGTGTGGCCGGGCTGACCCTGCTGACCAGCACCCGCCAGGACGAGCTGGGCCAGTGGTTCGGGTCGAGCTGGGGCTTTGCCAGGCAGATCCTGCCGCTGCTGCTCTTCGGCGTGCTGGTGGCCGGGCTGCTGCTGGGGCGGCCCGGCGGCGAGGGGCTGCTGCCCTCGCAGTGGGTGGCCCAGGCCGTGGGCGGCAACTCCCTGGCAGCCAACTTCTTCGCCGCATTCGCCGGGGCCTTCATGTACTTCGCCACCCTGACCGAGGTGCCCATCCTCCAGGGGCTCATGGGCAACGGTATGGGCAACGGCCCGGCCCTGGCCCTGCTCCTGGCGGGCCCGGCCCTCAGCCTGCCCAACATGCTGGTCATCCGCAGCGTCATGGGCACGCAAAAGACGGTGGTGTTCGTCGCCCTGGTGGTGGTCATGGCCACGGCCAGCGGCATGTTCTACGGAACCCTTTTCCCTTAA
- a CDS encoding ArsR/SmtB family transcription factor, which produces MDDFAATLKALSDGTRLRILNLLGTGELCVCDLMAVLDMPQSSVSRHLAYLRGAGWVAGRRSGKWMYYRLRDEPGAGPGELQGTLLGALRAQPRAADDLARLDAHLRDKQGRPC; this is translated from the coding sequence ATGGATGATTTCGCTGCCACCCTCAAGGCCCTGTCGGACGGAACCCGCCTGCGCATCCTCAACCTGCTCGGCACGGGCGAGTTGTGCGTGTGCGACCTCATGGCCGTACTGGACATGCCCCAGTCCTCGGTGTCGCGGCACCTGGCCTACCTGCGGGGCGCGGGCTGGGTCGCGGGGCGGCGCAGCGGCAAGTGGATGTACTACCGCCTGCGCGACGAGCCGGGCGCGGGCCCGGGCGAGCTGCAGGGCACCCTGCTCGGCGCCCTGCGCGCGCAGCCCCGCGCTGCGGACGATCTGGCGCGGCTGGACGCGCACCTGCGCGACAAACAGGGCAGGCCCTGCTAG
- a CDS encoding thioredoxin family protein, which yields MREIKVLGPGCPKCEQLKKNAEQAVALAGVPCNVEKITDMLRISEYGIMLTPALVVDGEVKAVGKVLAPEEIAKFLK from the coding sequence ATGCGCGAGATCAAGGTGCTGGGCCCCGGGTGCCCCAAGTGCGAGCAGCTCAAAAAGAACGCCGAGCAGGCCGTGGCCCTGGCGGGCGTGCCCTGCAACGTGGAGAAGATCACGGACATGCTGCGCATCTCCGAGTACGGCATCATGCTGACCCCGGCCCTGGTGGTGGACGGCGAGGTCAAGGCCGTGGGCAAGGTCCTTGCCCCGGAAGAAATCGCCAAATTCTTGAAATAG
- a CDS encoding ArsR/SmtB family transcription factor: MQPLDTPFDKTLYARRAAVLKALGHPARLFMVEALARQERCVNELTQLVGLDVSTVSKHLLVLKNAGIVSDNKRGKQVFYTLRVPCVVNFFTCVESVLGQ, translated from the coding sequence ATGCAGCCCCTCGATACGCCCTTCGACAAGACCCTCTACGCCCGGCGCGCTGCCGTGCTCAAGGCCCTGGGCCATCCGGCCCGGCTGTTCATGGTCGAGGCCCTGGCCCGGCAGGAGCGGTGCGTGAACGAGCTGACGCAGCTGGTCGGGCTGGACGTGTCCACCGTGTCCAAGCACCTGCTGGTGCTCAAGAACGCGGGCATCGTCAGCGACAACAAGCGCGGCAAGCAGGTCTTCTACACCCTGCGCGTGCCCTGCGTGGTCAACTTCTTTACCTGCGTGGAGTCCGTGCTGGGCCAGTGA